The Lolium rigidum isolate FL_2022 chromosome 2, APGP_CSIRO_Lrig_0.1, whole genome shotgun sequence genomic interval GACGCAGCTGCAGCGGAGGAGGTCCGTCGTCGGCAGCTTCAGCAGGATCTCTCGTGCGATATCCTCTCCCAAGGATGCCATCGTCAGGCGTGAACCTACAAAACCACTCACCGCGCTGGAGTGTAGATATAGCATCATGGCCCCGTTGGATCGGGTCCGAATTGATTTGTGATTCCGGAACTGAACCGGAATCTGAATTCAGTATTTTCGTTCACACCTTCCGGCGCTTCGCGCGCGGTAAGAATTCTGCAAGTGGCCCTGTTTAGAAACGATTTGATTCCAAATGTTTCGTAGCGCAGCCGCTCCCGTCCCACAGACGATAACCCCGCACGACTTTTATCATTTGGTAGCGACAAGTATACATGCGTGTTTTAGGAAAGGAAAGTAAAAAATCCCTAAATATGAAGCAATAATGTTCAAATGACAGTAAGAAAAACATTACATAACACTCGTTGTGGATTGGAACTGAAAATTCAATTAAACTTACATAATTGAATGTAATCAGTCTTTCTAGATTGGAACTAACACTTCAATTGCTGGTACATTTTCCTTGCTGGTACATAAATGACTGTATAGTCTTTCTACAGAGTGAGCAGCCAAAAAATATTGCCTGCTTTTCCCCAAAAAAAATGACTGTAATTAACAGCTAAGGGGTGAACTGCATGATGTCGTGCATACATGATCCTACAGCAATCTCCACATATTCTTATATTCCCACAATGCAGGAAAACAATACATAATTAAGCTGTAACAAATGTGTTAAGGTTCCTTTATACCATCACAACAACAGTCAATCTTCATGCTCGTCTTCGTCTTCAGAGTCTGCACGTAGAGCAGAGTGTCAAATAGCAAATTCAGAGATTTCTTTTATCCCCCCGTCAGCCATTGGATGATTGGAACAAGCAAGTAGTacaactttatccccaacatggaAAAATGGAACTAAAATTAAGGCAAGCACCCTTCGATTTTTGAATGCTCATGTGTTCATGATTAATAGAGTGCATATGCCTACAAGGGACAGAGCTTACCAGATCGAACATCATCTCCAACATTTCTTGTCTTAATTTGTCTCACAAGCATCCGATATATTAGAACCCACCAATATATGTGAAGAACAAGTAGTGAAAACAAAAGGGAATTGAACACATAGTAATATATTTGTAATACAACGTAGGGAAAGTGTTTTAGGGTGAAACGCACACGTCCCTCATGGGGCTGGCGTTTATATTTATATTGATACATCAAGGGTTACAATAGGGATTTACAAAGAGTAGTTACAATACAACACGTATTCTATCagcctccctcaatctcaactatGGGAAACATGTGGAGATTGCGTTTGCACTCCTGAAACAAAGGAAGTGACAGTGGTTTTGTGAAAATATCTGCTACTTGATCCTTTGAAGATATAAACCGAACTTGCATCGTCTTCGAGCAACCCTTTCAcgaacaaagtgaaaatcaactTCAATATGCTTTGTTCGTGCATGAAACACCGGATTGGAGGACAGATAAGTAGCACCGATGTTGTCACACCATAAAACAGGAGGAGAGTCCTGTCGAACACGAAGCTCTTTAAGCAAAGCTTCTACCCAAATCAACTCAGCGAGTAGCATTAGCCACAGCCTTATACTCGGACTACTGTGCTGGACCGAGACACGGTAGCTTGCTTGCGAGCACTCCATGCAACCAGATTGTTGCCAAAGAAGAGAGCATATCCCCCGTGGATCGCCGATCCCCAACATcacctgcccaatcagcatcgaGAGAACACGAAGAGAAGCTGGACACGGATGGTCGAAGAAGCGAGACCATGATCAAGAGTGCCATTAATGTAGCGAAGAATCCTCTTGACTGCAGCCCAATGCTCTTCGTTGGCGAGTGCAGAAGCGGCAAACACGATTAATAGCAAACGAAAGATCAGGTCTCGTGAGAGTAAGATACTTGCAGACCTCCCACAATGCTTACGTAAGTAGTAGCATCCTCCTCACTCAAGAAAGAGCTATCAGCAGGAAAAAGTTTAGTAGTGGCGAGACATGGGTGTATCAGCGAGACTTGCACTTGAGTAACCCGGCACGTCGAAGAAGATCAAGCGCATACTTGCGGCTGTGTCAACGTGAGCCCACCGGCCTTGTGAGCAACCTCAATGCCAAGGAAATAGTGAAGAGCACCAAGATCCTTAACGGCAAATTCCTGACGAAGTCCGAGCAACTAAGCGATCAATAGCACTGTGAGGACGAACTCAGCACAATGATGTCATCGACATAAACCAAGAGATATATAGTCAAGGCAGGACGCTGAAGGACAAACAAAGAGGTGTCGAGCGAGTGGACTCAAGAAACCCATGTTGGCGCAAAGCTGAAGCCAAACGAGCATGCcaagcacgaggggcctgtttgagcccATAGATCGCCTTGACCGAGACGACATAAGTGATGAGGACGGGCAGGATCTTCAAAACCAGGTGGTTGGCGCATAAAGACTTCCTCTtcaagaacaccatgaagaaatgcATTCTGAACATCGAGCTGCCGCAAGAACCAACCACGAGAAACTGCAAGTGAGAGGAGCAAACGAATGGTTGTAGGTTTCACAACCGGGCTGAAAGTATCTTCATAGTCCAGTCCATAGCGACTGTTTAAACCCTTTAGCAACCAGCCGAGCTTTATACCTCTCAATCGTACCATTAGCATGTCGCTTgaccttgaacacccacttggaaTCAATGATATTAATACCGGAACGAGGAGGAGTGAGATACCGGGTACCATTACTTTGGAGAGCTGCAAATTCGGTCTCCATTGCTTCACGCCGGTGAGGAATCCCGAAGCTGCACGAAAATGACGCGGCTCGGCAGATGGATCAGCAGCAGCCTGAGCCATACACGCGGCCAACCAAGCAACAGTGCCATCGGTACGCTGTTTAGGTTGATGAATACCGCGTTGGCTGCGAGTAACAGGCCGCAAAGGATCATCAAGAGCATATAGGCCACCACGCCAGCGACCACTAAGGATGATGGCTCGGGTGAGAAGGTCCTTAACAAAAACACTGTTAGGATGAAACTCAACAAGAACATGATTATCATAAGCAAGTCTACGAATGGACGAGAAGATTTTTTGTAATGGCGGGAACATGAAGGACATTACGAAGACGAAGTGGTTTGGAGGAGGGAGTAGGAAGGAATGCTTGACCAACATGAAGTATACGCATACCATGCACGTCGGCCGTGTGAACATGCTCCTTGCCTTGATAGGCCTCCTTCATGTGCAGCTTCTCCAGTTGATTCGTCATATGATCCGTGGCACCGGTATCCATGTACCACGTAGGATCCGAATATGTGGGAGTGTGTCCTTGTGGTTCCATGGCCGGTCCGGAGACTTGATTAGCCATTGCCAGGTGACGGTCAAGGAAGCGACCATCGTTGTACATGCCCGGATAGGACTTCGAAAACGCTTGAAACAGCGAGCAGCAACGTGACCAGCGGTATCACATAGGCGGCACACGGTGGCAGCACCGGGACGAGAGCCACCAGGGCGACCATCAAAGCGGCCGTCCGCACGGCCACCGAGGTGCACCACCACCGGTAGTAGGAGCGAGACTTGGGCTGATGGCCGGAAGAAGGAGCTGGCGGTCCAGGGCGATAGTTTGATGCAGGCGCCCCGGAGGAGGGGCGATACGGCTTGCCGTTGAACTTGGCCGCATTGGCCGAGTGCGGCGACATGGCAGACGGGCGGCGATTATCAATGCGCTGCTCGGTCGAGAGAAGCCGGGAGTAGAGATCATGCGCCGGCATAGGTTCATCACGGTTGCGCACAGCCTCGACCACCGAATCATAGTCTTCATCCAGGCCATCTAGGACGAAGTTGGAGAATTCCTCAGGACGGAGAGGTTGACCAATGGAGGTGAGGGTGTCGGAGAGGGTCTTGATCTTGTTGTAGTAGACCGCAATCGAGGTGTCAAGCTTTTCCATCTTGGCAAGTTGAGCTCGGATCTGCGAGGAGCGAGCCGAGGTTTGCGCAGCAAAGGTGCGCTCGATGATGGTCCAGGCTTCAGCAGAAGTGGTGGCGAACATGATCATGGCGCCCACCGCAGGAGTCGACGTCGAGAGGAGTGCCGACAGGATAGCCTGGTCCTGTTGAACCCACGCCGCAAACAAAGGGTTGGGCGAGGTCTCAGTAGCGCCGTCCTTGGTGGAGGAGACGGTCGAAGCAGGGCACGGAAAAGTGCCTTCAACGTAGCCATGGAGGAGATTACTCCGAAGCTGCGTGTAGACCTGAGCACGCCAGAGAAGATGAGTCTCGGCGGCCAGCTTGATGGTGATCTGGTTCCCAAAGTGAATCGGGCCGGATGAGGACGATCCGACGGAGACATTCAACGCCGGCGCCGGTGGAAGAAGACAAGCGAGGTCTTTGGCCGAAGGGGAAGTGAGGGAAGGCGAGGAACCAGACGTAGCCGAGGAGGCGAacgacatggcggcggcggcagcggaaaGCAAAACCCTAGATCGATtttcgctctgataccatgtaatacAACGTAGGGAAAGTGTTTTAGGGTGAAACGCACACGTCCCTCATGGGGCTGGCGTTTATATTTATATTGATACATCAAGGGTTACAATAGGGATTTACAAAGAGTAGTTACAATACAACACGTATTCTATCAATATTGGCCCGTCAAAATTGTGCTTCTTCTTATCCAGAGTCAACAGAACTTCATAGCTGAAACAAATTTATCTTAGTAAGGTCATGTAACTTCAGATAAAAAAAAGTAAAGCATGCCAACACCTCAGTCAGCTTGCCCCGATTGTAAAATATCAACTTTATCTATTAATTTATCAGAATTCAACATAGATGGGACTAATTTAGTAGATTCACTGTGCTATAATAAGTAAGGCGTTAGACATGAATGGTATGATTAGCATGAAAACAAGTATGAAAACAAAATTCCAAATTACAATAGCACACAAACTATGTCAAATGTTTTAGATTGTGATGCCGTGACCCAGATAAGTAAAGTTTTTTCGAGGTATAATATCTTCAGATGAACTTACTTGCAGAGTTCACAACAACCTTTTGGTGTAAGCCAAATATGTTTGCTTCACAAAAAATTGGCAAGGATCTGAGAGATTTAATAAGTCGGAGAAAAAAATTTACCTTGTACTTCTGAGAATCCAGAACGGAAAATATGTGAGGCGGAGAAGAACCCATGAAACAACAAAAAGAAGAAATGCAACATTTGCAAGCCAATCACAATTGCTATACTTGGACATCTTCCCAATTTCTAAAAACACATCGCTTGCATCATGAATTGCCAGTACAATTGCACCGACTCTAGCAAACCTGTTTAATTGATAAACAAGTTAGAAACTGAACGGAGTGAGCAGAAAAAACTAAGAAGATAGTGGTGATAAATTTGAAGTTCATGAAACAACGGCGCTTACAGAAAACATACCTGAATACATAGGATAAAATTATCAGCACAACAGTTGCGACATGATGCGACATTGAGACACCAAAATCTGCACGCCTTGTTTCCCAGAACATAAGTGCGAATATTGAATATGTGTAGAATCCAGCAGCATACATATAGACAGCCTTAAGTTTCAATCTGTGGATGATATGAGCACATTCACTAATTAGATTTGGATCAGCATGAGAACTGTCAGTAATTTGTGCAAGTAGAGCGAAAAGATCCAGATTACTTTGTCTTTTGATCCGGCCAAACCTGTTCGCCAGGTCCCACCCAAAAATACTTGGTGTTTGTGAACCAAGGCTCATTATACGTGACCAACAAAGACAAAACCTCTCCAGATAGGAAATAAATGCACTTCCAAGCCGATTCCTTGAATTTCCGTATCCTCTTTTTCGTTTGCTCTGCTTTATGATCAGGCTTCTCATGTGCATTCCCAAACATAAGTTTCCTGGCAACTCTCTGGAACGAGTATATAAGAAAAGGAATAAAACAGCAAGTGCATTGTCAGTGGATTCTTTTTATTGGTTAAAACTTAAAATAAATGTTGAACAACCTGTCTATGCAGACATGTATGAAAAGCATCCTTATCGAAAAAATGTATGAAAAGCATAATAAGTAACTGCTTAAAATTTCTGAGTAATGAAGAGACCTGAACAGGCAAATAAGTGTCTCAAGTTTCAATATACGTCAAAAGTGGTAACCTGAGAGCACAGATGCCGAACTCAACTATCCCAAAAGATTCTACATGATCATGCATTTATGTCCACAATAGATTTTGCTCGTGCTTGTGAACGGACCACTTCAATACTTTGAGTGGCCACTCTGGAGAAGATTACTCTTCCGCACATGGCAGTTGGTAGTACACACAAGAGGGCTCCAGGACAACAGATTTATGATTAAGACTTTTGCAGAGAATTGAAGACTCGAGGAAAACAAGACCTTCCCCCCACAGTCATTCCAGGGAACAGCTAAAGCGAAGGCCAGGTTAACCCAACAAGCAAATGATTGGGTCGCCTACAAAATACTAATGCCTTTTTCAGGTTATCGGATTAGTTGGATTGTGACGCAAATCGAGCTGGGGCAGACCGGCAAGCATGTGAGCTTCTGAAGCTCAGTGCTTCCCCTCTGGCCAAGAAAGCCATGAACGAACCTTTCGATTGAACAACGCAGGCCTGGGTCAGGGCGTGACGCACCTCGAAGACGAAGCGATCGAGGAGGAAGCGGGCGGTCGGGAAGAAGAGGGCGAAGAGGGGGAGCGCGAGGAAGTCATCGTACGCCGGGTAGGCCTCGCGCTCCCAGTCCACCGCCGCCACGAggcgctccaccgccgccgcgagcCACGCCATCGTCGTGCCCAACTCCGGTCGCCGGACAGAGGAGAATCCGGTCAAGCTAACGCCGCCGATGGGACTGGACTCCTCCCGTCGCACTCAACAACTCGGTGGCTCTGGACTTGGGAGTTTGGACTGCTCCCGCGACCCGGCTCGCGCGGTCTCGGGGTTGGTCGCAAACTTGGAAGAAACTTTTCtcagaggtggcgttttggctcataggagcaaatactcctattatacaaaactagcaaggtggccctcgcatttTATCTTCAGCATATTGAACATGTCTATGAAATTAATTTATGGTTCCAGAGATATTAGAAGTATGGAACTATAAATTACATTGTTTTATGACCACACGGGGACGACAAAAAAGGTGAGTTAGTGTTTTAGTAAATCATGAAAAATTGTTAGAGCAAATTTAAGTTGTTGAATTGTATTTAATGCATGATTTACTAAAACGCTAACTCGCCATTTTTCTTCTTTCATAGGTAGTGCtattccttttttttattttatttccttcCTATTGTCCCTGCCTCATCATACAGGGCATCGACGGTCTTAATTACATGTATTTATTTTATCACGTTAGATGACTATATCGACTCACACTAGTCATAATTTTGAAAATGCTAATTAGTCACAAATTCACTACATATCCTCACACAATTAATATCTACTATTTTTACGGCACGTGAAATTCTCCCCAACCTGTCGTCACCACTCCTCGGTAGCATCATTCAGTATATATGCCACTCGATAGGACTATTGGAATATTTTTACATGACTTATGTCCTATGCTCCAGGACAGGCTCGGCTAACTGTCTTTATATCCAATCCAATGAGAATCGTGTAAACCAAAAACTAAGGGAGACCAAATATTTATTGATACCTTCTTGATCTAAACTATATTAAACGGGCGGGCTTGTGCTCGGTTCGATTTTTTTCACCGGACTTGGCCGGCTAATTATCTCCATAAGTCCGGTTAATTATCTGATAGTCGTGTAGACCAAAAACTACAGGAGTTGTACGTATCTTCTTCTGTTTTGCGAAAAATCGGCCATCTCTCATACAACGCTAGGGGCCTCACACTTGCTGTTGTGTTGCTCGTCTCATGGATAACACCGACAAAGTGGTGGGGCCACCTAATCGACATTGCATCATCGTGAGGCTTCCTTTGAATGAACGAATGGACGTAGTCAACCATTTGGTAGCCTAGCTCTACGCTAGGCACGGAGACGTCGAAGGGAAAACGGGAACGGAACGGCAGTTTCGGGAGAGTAGCGACTAACTCGCACCTGAAATTGCTAGGACCTAGTTTTCTGACGAAAAATTGAGAAAACTTTACATCTTAAATATTGGAACGAAGGGAGTATTAAATAAAATAATTAATATCCAACAAATacaattttattcttttagaaattTTTTACGTCTTAAATATTGGAACGAAGAGAGTACtaaataaaataatttatatCCAACATATACaattttctttgtttttattGAACAGTAGAGATATACGTCTTGTAAAGCTCATAATTTTTTTTCAAGACTCCTTCGTTTTCACGTCTTACATGGCATGTGATTGCTCTTCCTTTTTTGATACATATATGCTTCTTATTTAACGTGTCAAATATTTACATGGCACGTGATTCCTCTTCCCTTTTCTGATACGGATGCTTCTTATTTAACGTGTTAAATATGGTTACACGGTTACGTACGTAACTATTAGTCTCTCATTAAATCATATCCGTCAATTATAGATCTAACAGGTaacataattttgatgatgtggattaacgtggtgtctctattttagacctctgtattatgcttttagtatataatagataattaaaaaacaattttaaaaatgttaaaaaattctgacataaattttttgttgtacatcgtgacattctatgttagtgcacaagttttcatggagaaacaacattttatgtggcgtgtacaaaaaagacaaaaaaatgtcctgtacgtagtcgtgtcatagcatcaaaatttgtcttttttactggagccacaattttttatagttttttttgaaaacttgtgtacgaacatatgtGTAGACTAGCAaaggtgcccgtgcgttgcaccgggagaaataTATTCGAACGCTCTAGGAAGCTCTAACATAGCATGGTCGGTGAAAATATGTCTTGTTATTTTTCCACTTGTATAGTTGTCTAAATAAATTCTACTATTAGGTTTGCATTAATATGGTGGACTCTCTAAATGTCCCTCTCTACAGGTATTTTTATTTAATAACTAAAGCTACATCAAATTGTATAGAAATTCTCATTAGCATAAGCCATATATTTTCATTACCATAACTTTGGGTAACCCATGTGTTAATGCAATCTTAGGCTAGAGATAATCACAACAACATTATCCGACAAGTCGGATCAAACCATCGCAGCTTTATTGTCGTGCTTCCATCTGGCCACCCACGTCTCCCTCCGaatcaacatttgctctgatccgCAGGTCCCCAAAAACCCTGGCTCACGGTGTGTCATGATGCGTTTGCATCGAAGGACGATGCTGAGACGATTCGCCACCGGGAGGGAGGGTTTGGGTTTATGCGTCAATTCTTTGACGTAATTGGAGCCGACGTCATGCCAAAATTGTGTCGCGGGTTGCCGGAGGgtctttgtaaggccaaagtgcCAAACCTTGATAAGCCGAGGTGAGTCGACAATCGCTGTGCCAAGATGGATCGTTGGTCGTCGCTGCCGCCATCGCAAAGATCCAGGTTGTGGCGTTCTGGTTGTTGCCTCTATCCCTGCCGATCCCGAGAGGTTTGGGCGCGCGGGGCTGGGGACTGGGGTGCATCACACATTCTGCTGATCCCGGGAGGGCACCATCGCATCCTCGATTGAGGAGAAGGGGCCGGCCTACTCCACCTCCTCTGCGGTGCCTCCTCAACAGCAGCCACCGTTCTTCCTCCAGGACCAAGAATCCAAGACACAGCAATACAGAAACAGAAGTCAGCAATTATATGAAGACACAATAAATAGAAAATATCAATTTATACCAGGCAATATCTAGAACAGTGTAGGTTAAAGCTGATGGTTAATGGTGCACTTCTCTCCACAGATTGCAATTGTCCCATAAAAGATTTTTCTTGTCCTCTCACAGTAGCGCCGCACATGAACTGCTCCCTCTCCCATTTGCTCAAGCTGCTACGTTCAGTTCAGCAATCAAACCACACACGTGCTATCTATTTTGTCAACAAACACACATTAAAATCGTGGATTTGTATTCAAGCAGAATCCGAAAACTTTCGAGCGGCCATATGGCAGTCACCACAAGTCGAGAAAACCCACGAATCAAATCAAGAAGCAGGTAGCTCCAGACAACAAGAAAAAAGAACTGAAAAATAGGGGATTATCTGTACCTGGGAACGATGAAGACATTGATAGGAACCCAAATTAAATCCAACCAGTCCGTGGTTAGGATGGGAGGCTGGGGCAAAGGAGGTCCGCGAGCATAAGATTAGCGGCAAAGAATAACTTCTGGCGGCGACCATCGGCAGCTACATGAATTGGGGATACAAAAAATCGAGGACTGAATGGGGATCGAATTGGTAGAGGTGAGCGAGCAAGCGGACAAATCCATCGACCTCCACCAGAGCCCTCAGTGGGCTCGCTCCAGGCGGCCTCTTCGTCGGCATGCAAACTGCTCGAGTGCTAGCGTTCGCCCAAGGATGACGCCACGCGGCGCGATGGTGACGATCTGGTGCGGGCGGCGGACGGAGCGCGCGGTGCGGTACGCGATCTGGGGCAGGCGTGGATGGGCGGAAGCGGTGGGGTGAGGTTGTGCGGGCTTTGGCAGGGCGAAGCGCTGGTGGGCAGCGGGCGGCGTTGGTGGTGTGCGTGCGGGGGTGGGTGGaccaggcggcggcggggcgcggaggcggtggccggggcGGCAGAGCAGTTATCTGGAAAAAACTACAGCAACAGGGTCAAAAAAAATAAACTACACGAAACGGTACGCTGGCACTGTggtgtattatgcgatttggtgggagggcaaaatggtccaaaaaaaagcgttgacgaaactttttggcagaaaccttagatcatacggaccaaaccacggaaacgcttctccctttattattaggtatagatgtacatgaaaaaatttagtttagaattttttgacacttcgaaatgttgattcacacaatgggagcaaatgctcctatgagccaaagtgaatatccccttTTCTCACCACTACTTTATCGATTTCACTTTTTTGATTGTACTCGCATTTACTTGCACACAGGAAGTACGGTACGGCCTCGAAATGCCAAAATGTCTTGGGAGTTGTAGCCTAGTGGCCGACATGCGTAAGTTTTTATTTAATTAAAAAAATAGGCCACTTTATTCAATCACCGTGATACTCCGTATTTTTATTTTCGAAATAGAGAGTAGTCTAGCCTCTACATCAATAGATTCACACcatcattttatttatttattacgtTCAAGAATTAGATAAGGTTAAAACATGTATCAACcaaagaaagataagaatcatcaCAAAGCTATCCATTCTCAATTCTACTATATCGTCGTCCAATAGTCTGGAAAAATAAATCTTGTGTAACCGTTAGTAGACGGTTGCATCGAGTAATTATATGCTCCCGCTATCTTGCGGAGTAGGAAAGCCCATAATTAAATCCAGTGTAAACTTCAacaaataacctgcaaaaaattatacCCTTTTGCTTGTTAAAGATGAAACTATTTCGGCAAGTTCAAATAGACCAACGTAAAGCTGAAATGCAAATACGTAAACTAGCTTTATCATTTGTATGCACTCCATTTAACTAACTACCAAACATATCAGTAATATTAGAAGGTGGAGAAATGTTATATGTGAAATACACCATACGCCAAACATTTCTTTTTTTGCAAAAGGACATGCAAGAAATATATGCTCAACGGTCTCATTTGAATAAAAAAACAACACCTTCACATCCATTCTAATTTCTCTTTGCCAAGTTATCTTTAATTAACAACACTTTGTCACTTAgaaaccacataatttttttgttcCTTAGGAGTTTTTTCAACTTCAATAGATACTTACGGAGAAACCTTGTATGACCATTCATTAAGTTCAGAGAacgtatctagtgataccacaccttatttgataccatgataccactttttaaaatttaaattttaaatgtaaaaaaatcaaaatcaaaatTTTAGGTGTTCACAAGATATGTGTCTGTGTGCCGACCCGgacgaatggaacctgggtgcgcgcgcatccatttacgaaaagtttaaaaaaatactatttaaaaatttcaaaaaaatgtgaagtaaaattttgcatgtacatattatgttgatacttactcgtgtgagttttcacgaaaaaataccattatgtgtggcctgcataaaaatgacaaaatgtccgaatgagaatagtgaacatgaatttgtactattcacaggaatatgAATTTGCATTTTGTAATTTTTtcgtaggtcacacacaatggtatttttccttgaaaacacacacgagtaagtattaATATATACATGCAGAAATTTACTTcgcattttttgaaacttttaaatagcatttttttttgagttttttgtaaatgggtgcgcgcgcacccaggttccattcaccatttccggTCTGTGTGCCCTCTAACTTTCATAACCTTTTCAAAATACCTTaagagaaacaaaaataagaaatcaagcatgaatagtgtcacataaagacaaaaTACAAAATGCTACTATTCCATagcatttgtcttttttgtttctcttggtATATTTTAAATTTGGCTGTGAAAAATCTAGAGAATATAAACACGCATCTTGTCaatagccacaaatttgtttcgaatttttttgacacttGCAATTCTAATTTTGTGAAGTGGTATGCAGAGGGGTTTGAGCTAGAATACTCGCCACCAAAGCATGCTTATATTGAACGATGTTATATAAAGACGGATATTGTTGCGCAAGAGGTAAATCTCCCAACCATACATCCTCCCAAAAACGCAATGTTGAACCATTTCCAACTTTGAAGAAACCTCTACTAAAAAAATCAGACATGACCCTCATAAGACCCTTCCAATAAAGGATAATTGGTCGGTTTTACTTCTACTTGATCCGAAGTTTTGTTCTTTAAGTATTTATTATGAAGCAACGGTTGCCACATGTCATCTTCCATAAGATGTTTCAACAACCATTTGCTAAGCAAACATCTATTTTTTAATCAAGAACTTCTACAACCCTCCTAATCTTTTGGTGGACATATAATGTTCCATTTTGTTAAGCTATACCTTTTCTTATCATCATCCGATTGTCAACAAAATCTAGACCAATAAAATCAAGTTATTTTCTAACCTCTTTAGAGATTTCAAGAAGGAGAGCATGAACATCAGTGAACTTGTTAATACTAAAGTAATA includes:
- the LOC124687906 gene encoding ASC1-like protein 1 isoform X2, whose protein sequence is MAWLAAAVERLVAAVDWEREAYPAYDDFLALPLFALFFPTARFLLDRFVFERVARKLMFGNAHEKPDHKAEQTKKRIRKFKESAWKCIYFLSGEVLSLLVTYNEPWFTNTKYFWVGPGEQVWPDQKTKLKLKAVYMYAAGFYTYSIFALMFWETRRADFGVSMSHHVATVVLIILSYVFRFARVGAIVLAIHDASDVFLEIGKMSKYSNCDWLANVAFLLFVVSWVLLRLTYFPFWILRSTSYEVLLTLDKKKHNFDGPIYYYVFNSLLFSLLVLHIYWWVLIYRMLVRQIKTRNVGDDVRSDSEDEDEHED
- the LOC124687906 gene encoding ASC1-like protein 1 isoform X1 codes for the protein MAWLAAAVERLVAAVDWEREAYPAYDDFLALPLFALFFPTARFLLDRFVFEATQSFACWVNLAFALAVPWNDCGGKRVARKLMFGNAHEKPDHKAEQTKKRIRKFKESAWKCIYFLSGEVLSLLVTYNEPWFTNTKYFWVGPGEQVWPDQKTKLKLKAVYMYAAGFYTYSIFALMFWETRRADFGVSMSHHVATVVLIILSYVFRFARVGAIVLAIHDASDVFLEIGKMSKYSNCDWLANVAFLLFVVSWVLLRLTYFPFWILRSTSYEVLLTLDKKKHNFDGPIYYYVFNSLLFSLLVLHIYWWVLIYRMLVRQIKTRNVGDDVRSDSEDEDEHED